The genome window ACAGCCAACCGCTGGCGGGAAGGGGGGGCGGCCAGGGCGCTGCTCGCCCTGGCCGGGCTGGCCGGCTCGGCCCTGTACGTCGGCCTCGCCCTGGCCGGCTTGGGCTGGTACCTGCACCTGGTCGGGCTGACCGTGGCAGGCGGGGTGCTCGCCGGCGCCGGGCTGCTGTTCGGCTTTGCCGGCTTGTACGGCGAATCGGGCCACGGAGTGGCCGGGGTGGCCCAGGCCGGGGTGGAGTTGTTCGACACGGTGGTTCGGCTGGGCACGAACACCGTGTCCTTCGCCCGGCTCGCCGCCTTCGGGCTCACGCACGCCGCCCTCGGCCAGGTCGTGTGGGACGGGACCACCGCGTTGTGGCACCGAGGCCCCCTCCTCTGGCTCCCCGCCGCCGTCGTGCTGGTGGCCGGGAACGCACTGGCGTTCACGCTGGAAGCGCTCGTGGCCGGCGTGCAGGCGCTGCGCCTCGAGTACTACGAGCTGTTCTCCCGTATCTTCACCAGCCAGGGCCGGGCATTCCGGCCGTGGCACGTCCCGACCCTCGTCCCCAAGGAGAGACCATGATCGCCTGGTTGATCGGCCTGCCCGTGCTCGCCACCGTGTTCGCACTGGTCGCAGTCCAGCTCCGCTACCGGCCGCGCCGCGGACTCCGCATCGTGAAGGCACTGAACGTGGCGTTCCTGCTCGGCGCCGGGGTGCTCGTGCTCCTCGCGATGTCGGCGGCTCCGAGCGGTGCCGCGGGCACTTCCTCGGGAACCGTGTCCTACGGTGGCCAAGCCCTCATCGGTGCCGCCATCGCCGTCGCCGGGTCCTCCATCGGTGCGGCCG of Candidatus Dormiibacterota bacterium contains these proteins:
- a CDS encoding ATP synthase subunit C, with the translated sequence MIAWLIGLPVLATVFALVAVQLRYRPRRGLRIVKALNVAFLLGAGVLVLLAMSAAPSGAAGTSSGTVSYGGQALIGAAIAVAGSSIGAAVAVAYTGSAALAAMSERPEMFGRAMVVVGLAEGIAIYGLVVAIILIGKA